In one window of Henckelia pumila isolate YLH828 chromosome 1, ASM3356847v2, whole genome shotgun sequence DNA:
- the LOC140875881 gene encoding protein TIC 22, chloroplastic: MESSSTSKLGTVGTSPNPLLSLSTFMHRIGTQFVSRLEDTKRFAAAALPQAFPPPPVSLPFASVSQRQGKQNSSSEATLNSNHMARRLSGTSVYTVSNTNNEFVLISDAEGVKSIGLLCFRREDAEAFLAQVRSRKGALRGGAKVVPITLDQVYLLKVEGIAFRFLPDPVQIKNAMELKAADTKSGFDGVPVFQSDLLVVKKNSRRYCPIYFQKEDLEKALSTVSRVSRGPAVSQHIMVGSLEDVLKKMEINEKNAGWEDLIFIPPGKSHSQHIQEQTKV, from the exons ATGGAGTCTTCTTCAACATCAAAGCTTGGCACGGTGGGCACATCCCCGAACCCTCTTCTCTCGCTGTCCACTTTCATGCACAGAATAGGCACGCAATTCGTCAGTCGGCTCGAAGATACCAAACGATTCGCCGCCGCAGCTTTGCCGCAGGCCTTCCCGCCACCGCCAGTATCATTGCCTTTTGCTTCCGTGTCGCAGCGACAGGGCAAGCAAAACTCCTCTTCGGAAGCTACGCTCAACTCGAACCACATGGCGAGAAGGCTTTCCGGAACTTCAGTTTACACTGTGAGTAACACCAACAATGAGTTTGTGTTGATATCTGATGCGGAGGGTGTGAAGTCCATTGGATTGCTTTGTTTTCGACGGGAAGACGCGGAGGCTTTTCTGGCTCAG GTGAGGTCCAGAAAAGGAGCTTTAAGAGGTGGTGCAAAAGTGGTGCCTATTACACTGGACCAG GTTTATTTGTTGAAAGTTGAAGGAATAGCATTTCGCTTTTTACCTGATCCGGTTCAGATAAAAAATGCAATGGAG CTAAAAGCAGCAGATACCAAGAGCGGATTTGACGGAGTTCCCGTTTTTCAG TCAGACCTCCTAGTAGTGAAGAAAAATAGTAGACGGTATTGCCCAATATATTTTCAGAAG GAAGACTTAGAGAAAGCACTGTCAACAGTGTCCAGGGTATCCAGAGGACCTGCTGTTTCTCAGCACATTATG GTGGGAAGCTTGGAAGATGTCCTCAAGAAAATGGAG ATAAATGAAAAGAATGCTGGCTGGGAAGACTTGATTTTCATTCCGCCTGGTAAAAGCCATTCTCAACACATTCAGGAGCAGACAAAAGTATAG
- the LOC140875880 gene encoding phosphatidate phosphatase PAH2-like isoform X1 has protein sequence MQAVGKLGSYISKSVYTVSGPFHPFGGAVDIIVVEQPDGSYKSSPWYVRFGKFQGVLKTKEKVVGISVNGVEAGFHMYLDHKGEAYFMKEVDVEEESTCSPSSSSGEDMDRQSDNSSSDSNAPENSRNGASRTNSRRSQILEHVFGREEEYRSGVIRTESLERAEIAADLLELKWCTNLASSRHRKDNTSRFSAEDVTKDVVHDSLQDYGCTSDELGVMSRSSSQELESSVEQNCIVLKCLDSGSVAEPATSIECVREDVYLTDELGSVREDYHVNSVTIISEVTKCDSQCQESDEKLMNLSDADVKAIYESKKPEGSGAELDRSIEQENISFSYGNNGEVSVNTETTHSISDLKSGTERDLLHEHDLLNIQECLGKGDQFTLVREETISLNGGAFFVERTVTDSYPQMSNCNCVNQCIPSSRTLEEKQLVFGNLEQVSSNDAKHSMFAHADHEGKASNSSFSSSVADGDNVSGIPKSCPSFSLDKAVINDYIIDGNLEGRRLRTVSSDTNIDTSSHVQPKELPRKVRSFPHMWPLNNNLQVRDGTHSFNPSRNSSVKSAEDAKFLKESEERHAKTFSGNPPKPINSLRGSRRSWPFSFKPSRSLKVSHPSLDGSENSNAVEILGDIANSEVGKDITKVKVNKKKVRALTPTSEQLISLKLKEGKNIVVFTFSTSMLGKQQVDARIFLWRWDTQIVISDVDGTITRSDLLGQVMPLVGMDWSQIGVAHLFSAIKENGYQLLFLSARSISQAFHTRQFLFNIKQDGKALPDGPVVISPDGLFPSLFREVVRRAPHEFKIGCLEDIKALFPADKNPFYAGFGNRDTDEFSYLKVGIPRGKIFIINPKGEIAVNRRVDTKSYLSLHSLVHGMFPCMSSCEQEDFNSWNYWKLPPPPVDA, from the exons atgcAAGCTGTGGGGAAGCTAGGTAGTTATATAAGTAAAAGTGTTTATACTGTCTCTGGGCCGTTTCATCCATTTGGTGGTGCTGTAGATATAATTGTGGTGGAACAGCCTGATGGGAGTTATAAGTCGTCGCCTTGGTATGTTCGGTTTGGGAAGTTTCAGGGGGTGTTGAAGACCAAAGAGAAGGTTGTTGGCATCAGTGTCAACGGTGTCGAAGCAGGTTTTCATATGTATCTTGATCATAAAGGGGAGGCCTATTTTATGAAGGAGGTTGATGTGGAAGAAGAGTCCACATGCTCTCCTTCATCCTCTTCTGGCGAGGACATGGATAGACAATCCGACAATAGTTCGTCTGATTCAAATGCCCCTGAAAATAGTAGGAATGGTGCGTCTAGGACCAATTCTCGACGGTCACAGATTTTGGAGCATGTTTTTGGGAGAGAGGAGGAATACAGATCTGGTGTTATTAGGACAGAATCTTTGGAGCGTGCAGAGATTGCAGCTGATCTCTTGGAGTTGAAGTGGTGTACTAATCTTGCTTCCTCTAGGCACAGAAAAGATAACACCTCACGGTTTTCAGCTGAAGATGTAACAAAAGATGTGGTCCATGATAGTTTGCAAGATTATGGTTGTACTTCGGATGAACTAGGAGTCATGTCTCGTTCAAGCTCCCAGGAATTGGAGAGCTCTGTTGAGCAAAATTGTATTGTGCTGAAATGTTTAGATTCAGGGTCTGTGGCTGAACCAGCCACCTCAATTGAATGTGTTAGGGAAGATGTTTACTTGACTGATGAGTTAGGCTCAGTTAGAGAAGATTACCATGTGAATTCTGTGACAATTATCTCTGAGGTCACAAAATGTGATTCACAATGTCAAGAATCAGATGAGAAGCTCATGAATTTGTCAGATGCTGATGTCAAGGCCATTTATGAATCTAAAAAGCCAGAAGGTTCAGGAGCTGAGTTGGACAGATCCATTGAACAAGAAAATATCTCCTTTAGTTATGGCAACAACGGGGAAGTCTCTGTCAATACTGAAACTACTCATTCAATATCTGACTTGAAATCTGGAACAGAAAGAGATCTGCTTCATGAACATGATCTTTTAAACATCCAAGAATGTTTGGGCAAAGGGGATCAATTCACTCTAGTTCGTGAAGAAACAATATCTCTGAATGGAGGGGCTTTCTTTGTCGAACGCACTGTCACCGATTCGTATCCTCAAATGTCAAATTGTAATTGTGTTAACCAGTGTATCCCATCATCAAGAACTTTGGAAGAAAAGCAACTAGTATTTGGTAACCTGGAGCAAGTTTCTTCCAATGATGCAAAACACTCAATGTTTGCTCATGCAGATCATGAAGGAAAAGCATCCAATTCGTCATTTTCATCAAGTGTTGCTGATGGAGATAATGTGTCCGGTATTCCAAAATCTTGCCCCAGTTTTTCCTTAGACAAAGCAGTTATAAATGACTATATAATTGATGGTAATCTCGAGGGAAGAAGATTAAGAACTGTATCTAGTGATACTAACATTGACACATCTAGTCATGTTCAACCTAAGGAACTTCCTCGAAAGGTGAGATCATTTCCCCATATGTGGCCTCTGAATAATAATCTTCAAGTACGTGATGGTACCCATTCTTTCAACCCTTCAAGGAATTCAAGTGTAAAATCAGCCGAAGATGCTAAATTTCTAAAAGAGAGTGAAGAGAGACATGCTAAAACATTCAGTG GAAACCCGCCTAAGCCCATTAATTCATTGAGAGGTAGCAGGAGAAGTTGGCCTTTCTCTTTTAAACCATCAAGAAGCCTGAAAGTTTCTCACCCATCTTTGGATGGCAGTGAAAATTCTAATGCTGTAGAGATTCTTGGGGACATTGCCAATTCAGAGGTGGGCAAAGATATTACCAAAGTTAAGGTAAACAAGAAGAAAGTAAGGGCGCTTACTCCAACATCCGAACAACTGatatctttaaaattaaaagaagggAAGAATATAGTGGTCTTCACCTTCTCAACTTCGATGCTGGGGAAGCAACAG GTTGATGCCCGAATTTTTCTGTGGCGATGGGACACTCAAATTGTGATTTCTGATGTTGATGGGACAATTACTCG GTCTGATCTTCTAGGACAGGTCATGCCTTTGGTTGGTATGGATTGGTCACAGATTGGTGTTGCACATCTCTTCTCTGCTATAAAG GAAAATGGATATCAGTTACTTTTTCTCAGTGCACGTTCGATTTCTCAGGCTTTTCATACTCGACAGTTCTTGTTTAATATCAAGCAG GATGGAAAAGCCTTACCAGATGGGCCCGTCGTCATCTCTCCTGATGGACTCTTTCCCTCTCTATTTCGAGAAG TTGTTAGAAGAGCCCCTCATGAATTCAAAATTGGTTGCTTGGAG GACATCAAGGCATTGTTTCCTGCTGATAAGAATCCATTCTATGCTGGATTTGGAAATAGAGACACCGATGAGTTTAGCTATCTTAAAGTTGGAATTCCAAGGGGTAAAATATTCATCATAAATCCAAAG GGTGAGATTGCTGTAAATCGGCGTGTTGACACCAAATCATACTTATCTCTTCACTCCCTTGTACACGGCATGTTTCCTTGTATGTCCTCGTGTGAACAG GAAGATTTTAATTCCTGGAATTACTGGAAACTTCCCCCTCCACCTGTTGACGCTTAA
- the LOC140875880 gene encoding uncharacterized protein isoform X2, with protein sequence MYLDHKGEAYFMKEVDVEEESTCSPSSSSGEDMDRQSDNSSSDSNAPENSRNGASRTNSRRSQILEHVFGREEEYRSGVIRTESLERAEIAADLLELKWCTNLASSRHRKDNTSRFSAEDVTKDVVHDSLQDYGCTSDELGVMSRSSSQELESSVEQNCIVLKCLDSGSVAEPATSIECVREDVYLTDELGSVREDYHVNSVTIISEVTKCDSQCQESDEKLMNLSDADVKAIYESKKPEGSGAELDRSIEQENISFSYGNNGEVSVNTETTHSISDLKSGTERDLLHEHDLLNIQECLGKGDQFTLVREETISLNGGAFFVERTVTDSYPQMSNCNCVNQCIPSSRTLEEKQLVFGNLEQVSSNDAKHSMFAHADHEGKASNSSFSSSVADGDNVSGIPKSCPSFSLDKAVINDYIIDGNLEGRRLRTVSSDTNIDTSSHVQPKELPRKVRSFPHMWPLNNNLQVRDGTHSFNPSRNSSVKSAEDAKFLKESEERHAKTFSGNPPKPINSLRGSRRSWPFSFKPSRSLKVSHPSLDGSENSNAVEILGDIANSEVGKDITKVKVNKKKVRALTPTSEQLISLKLKEGKNIVVFTFSTSMLGKQQVDARIFLWRWDTQIVISDVDGTITRSDLLGQVMPLVGMDWSQIGVAHLFSAIKENGYQLLFLSARSISQAFHTRQFLFNIKQDGKALPDGPVVISPDGLFPSLFREVVRRAPHEFKIGCLEDIKALFPADKNPFYAGFGNRDTDEFSYLKVGIPRGKIFIINPKGEIAVNRRVDTKSYLSLHSLVHGMFPCMSSCEQEDFNSWNYWKLPPPPVDA encoded by the exons ATGTATCTTGATCATAAAGGGGAGGCCTATTTTATGAAGGAGGTTGATGTGGAAGAAGAGTCCACATGCTCTCCTTCATCCTCTTCTGGCGAGGACATGGATAGACAATCCGACAATAGTTCGTCTGATTCAAATGCCCCTGAAAATAGTAGGAATGGTGCGTCTAGGACCAATTCTCGACGGTCACAGATTTTGGAGCATGTTTTTGGGAGAGAGGAGGAATACAGATCTGGTGTTATTAGGACAGAATCTTTGGAGCGTGCAGAGATTGCAGCTGATCTCTTGGAGTTGAAGTGGTGTACTAATCTTGCTTCCTCTAGGCACAGAAAAGATAACACCTCACGGTTTTCAGCTGAAGATGTAACAAAAGATGTGGTCCATGATAGTTTGCAAGATTATGGTTGTACTTCGGATGAACTAGGAGTCATGTCTCGTTCAAGCTCCCAGGAATTGGAGAGCTCTGTTGAGCAAAATTGTATTGTGCTGAAATGTTTAGATTCAGGGTCTGTGGCTGAACCAGCCACCTCAATTGAATGTGTTAGGGAAGATGTTTACTTGACTGATGAGTTAGGCTCAGTTAGAGAAGATTACCATGTGAATTCTGTGACAATTATCTCTGAGGTCACAAAATGTGATTCACAATGTCAAGAATCAGATGAGAAGCTCATGAATTTGTCAGATGCTGATGTCAAGGCCATTTATGAATCTAAAAAGCCAGAAGGTTCAGGAGCTGAGTTGGACAGATCCATTGAACAAGAAAATATCTCCTTTAGTTATGGCAACAACGGGGAAGTCTCTGTCAATACTGAAACTACTCATTCAATATCTGACTTGAAATCTGGAACAGAAAGAGATCTGCTTCATGAACATGATCTTTTAAACATCCAAGAATGTTTGGGCAAAGGGGATCAATTCACTCTAGTTCGTGAAGAAACAATATCTCTGAATGGAGGGGCTTTCTTTGTCGAACGCACTGTCACCGATTCGTATCCTCAAATGTCAAATTGTAATTGTGTTAACCAGTGTATCCCATCATCAAGAACTTTGGAAGAAAAGCAACTAGTATTTGGTAACCTGGAGCAAGTTTCTTCCAATGATGCAAAACACTCAATGTTTGCTCATGCAGATCATGAAGGAAAAGCATCCAATTCGTCATTTTCATCAAGTGTTGCTGATGGAGATAATGTGTCCGGTATTCCAAAATCTTGCCCCAGTTTTTCCTTAGACAAAGCAGTTATAAATGACTATATAATTGATGGTAATCTCGAGGGAAGAAGATTAAGAACTGTATCTAGTGATACTAACATTGACACATCTAGTCATGTTCAACCTAAGGAACTTCCTCGAAAGGTGAGATCATTTCCCCATATGTGGCCTCTGAATAATAATCTTCAAGTACGTGATGGTACCCATTCTTTCAACCCTTCAAGGAATTCAAGTGTAAAATCAGCCGAAGATGCTAAATTTCTAAAAGAGAGTGAAGAGAGACATGCTAAAACATTCAGTG GAAACCCGCCTAAGCCCATTAATTCATTGAGAGGTAGCAGGAGAAGTTGGCCTTTCTCTTTTAAACCATCAAGAAGCCTGAAAGTTTCTCACCCATCTTTGGATGGCAGTGAAAATTCTAATGCTGTAGAGATTCTTGGGGACATTGCCAATTCAGAGGTGGGCAAAGATATTACCAAAGTTAAGGTAAACAAGAAGAAAGTAAGGGCGCTTACTCCAACATCCGAACAACTGatatctttaaaattaaaagaagggAAGAATATAGTGGTCTTCACCTTCTCAACTTCGATGCTGGGGAAGCAACAG GTTGATGCCCGAATTTTTCTGTGGCGATGGGACACTCAAATTGTGATTTCTGATGTTGATGGGACAATTACTCG GTCTGATCTTCTAGGACAGGTCATGCCTTTGGTTGGTATGGATTGGTCACAGATTGGTGTTGCACATCTCTTCTCTGCTATAAAG GAAAATGGATATCAGTTACTTTTTCTCAGTGCACGTTCGATTTCTCAGGCTTTTCATACTCGACAGTTCTTGTTTAATATCAAGCAG GATGGAAAAGCCTTACCAGATGGGCCCGTCGTCATCTCTCCTGATGGACTCTTTCCCTCTCTATTTCGAGAAG TTGTTAGAAGAGCCCCTCATGAATTCAAAATTGGTTGCTTGGAG GACATCAAGGCATTGTTTCCTGCTGATAAGAATCCATTCTATGCTGGATTTGGAAATAGAGACACCGATGAGTTTAGCTATCTTAAAGTTGGAATTCCAAGGGGTAAAATATTCATCATAAATCCAAAG GGTGAGATTGCTGTAAATCGGCGTGTTGACACCAAATCATACTTATCTCTTCACTCCCTTGTACACGGCATGTTTCCTTGTATGTCCTCGTGTGAACAG GAAGATTTTAATTCCTGGAATTACTGGAAACTTCCCCCTCCACCTGTTGACGCTTAA